aaatgagtgcgtggccaggatggtgtgggtctctgatgatgctggctgcctttttgaggcagcgtctccaataaatctctttgatggtggggaggtcagagctgatgatggactgggcagtgttcacaactttttgcaatgTTTTCCGCTcccgggcgttcaagttgccaaaccaggccgtgatgtaacCAGCCAAtgtgctctccactgtacacctgtagtagttcaagagaatcctccatGACATACcgagtatataaagttatgaaagGAAAAGATAAAGATGGAATATTCAAAATCCTTTTCCCAtgataggggaatcaaaaacaagggagtgtgggtttaaggtgagaaaatGTAGTTTAAACAGGACCTGAGGCAgaagttttttgcacaaagtgtaGCTGATGTCAGGAACAGGGTGACAAaaggggtgcaggaaggaactgcagatgctggtttaaactaaagatagatacacaaagctggagtaattcagtatatgctgtctgacccgctgagttactccagattttgtgcCAGAAGGGGAGGCAGAATCAGTACAATGCCCCTTTAAAATGATTTTGGACAGGCATTGCGTGAAAGTGTACAGACCCAAAGCAGGTAAAATGGAATTAGTACAAGAGTCCAAAAGATTGAGAGACGTTGTGGTTTGGCCATCACTGTGCTGGGGTGAGTGGCATCTGTCCGCCGGGCCGGAACCTTTGCTCTGTGAGGAGAGTTCCGCGgacggggttggggttggggttggtgcGGACCGGCGCCATGCTGCGCTCCCCTGGTCACCCGGGCGACGACGAGCGCTTTGTTTTAGTCGCCAGTCTGGACAACGCGCGGAATCTCTCCAACCTGCTCAAGGCCATTCACTTCCGAGACCAGGTCACCTTCTTCGCCTCGGCCAATGGCATTCGGATGACGGCCGAGGCGGCAAAGAGTGTCCAGGGCAACGCGTTCATCCAGgtacccggggagagggagatgtgGAGATGTGGAGATGTGGAGATGTGGAGATGGAGGGagatgtggagggagagggagatgtggagatgtggaggggagatggagatgtggagggagagggagatgtggagggagagggagatgtggagatgtggaggggagagggagatgtggagggagatggagaggtggAGATGTGGAGGGGAGATGGAGATGTGGCGCTGGCGGGAGATTTGCGCTGTGGCGGGAGCGGGCGCTGTGGAGGGCGTCTGGCGCTGTGGCGGGCGCTGGCGCTGTGCGGGCGCTGGCGCTGTGGCTCGTGGCGGGGGCTGGCGCTGTGGCGCTGCGGGCGCTTGGCGCTGGCGGGCGCTGTGGCGGCGTGGCGCGTGGGTGGTTGCCGGCGCCCGAGTCGCCAGCGGGCGGTGCTTGGCGCCGGAAAGCATGGAGGAGGAGTGAGGAGGAAGATGTAGGAACAATGAGAAGGCTTGggtgcagtgagaagcttttgtttcatgctaaccagtcagcggaaagactatacgtgattacaatcgagccatctgcagtacagatacatgatgaagggaataacgttcagtgcaagataaagtccaataaagtccaattaaacatagtccgaggctctccaatgaggtagatagtagctcagaactagtctctagttagtgataggatggttaggttgcctgataacacagggctgccaacattgggtgagagttgggagtgagaaattgcgagagaccaagcccgagggagcgtagcgacgggggtgggtgggtgacccccctcccattggtacgggtcTTTTGCACTTTTcaacttgaaattgtgcaatatggtgcatactgtagcgagtcttttgatcttagtgtattcatgtatggaaatcaaatTATAATCAAACAttagcccatgttgaccaacctgggtctcactgcacaccgggtattctcctgaccctgactccagttgcataccttctctcattcctgtccctgagtccagccttacacctggccccctattctaccatgttcatagctgcttacctgcttaggttcccagtgctgaacactcccctggtcccagctttgacagcacacctagtactattccagaccttgactctggatgcacacttggccttgctcctagcccctctacactgacaatatatctggctctCACATAAAGTccgatatctgaccccctggacttaacctattacgttcaagtccacaggtgcttatctaatgcaataatcttttatggggcacttcacagaccaaattatctataacaaaatttgctacatccattggcttccttgttatctaacatgctagttactttgtcgaagaagtcatcaattggttgaacacaatttatcatccataaaattatactcactcagctgtataagtagtctgttaccatttctttcattttcctaacaaactcctGAAGTCATttacacccccaatattttcagtattttgctgtcttactctcagctgggacttttctgaaatgcaaagtccaataactatatatttaagcaatattattctattaaatgtgatcttgagagtacataatattttctgtggtattcataacacaacaacaaTAAAATGACCTTTgtgttgattgcacctaccaacatgcatacattattatattacagttaatatgtaccgagggcaaatttttgttccaatgctccccattcccaattacttttacattgaagtgattgaaattcaagtgaagtttaaatggcatcataaaagtcaaacctccagaatggatgatattcatcacgtggttggttggggtcagtatcagtacaattactatattaaactttgaatcttcagatgtcctggttcaagctaaaactaaagacaaataataatatcctcacacattcccctgcaagtatctctgtcactcctttaaaataatccccttctttgaacaagctcttaaatatcgcatctgatTCAGTTTCCATCTAATTACGCTCCTTgaagatgttcatctatgtgttcaattaataattggggacatttctattcaacctgtcaaaggaatttggggcgggggggttagaaatagtcagtgaggtaaacaaacataatagtttagTGGCAAAtgccaatagtgctaccttcccaatatttaactgaaggaaataatgggttatcggggctgtatgttgtgacagacagcctgacaccttgcatgtcattttaatattacacttatcccatccccctggatattccagattaataagttaaggttttgtcaactaattacaaatcaataacattagccaactccgaaacatgaagcgctgagcattgggatccagacatcatggacaactggcctcagttccccgctcacatctggcagtgttctccgtctgaaccagggacCGTGGAGcgattttgaaagtggggaggctgagcgatcactgatcactgactTTGGGGGTGCCccatgagggagtggagcaaccgagtggggagagggtgtggaagtggGGTGGTCCCCCTCCcaaggtagggactttttgaaatttgatgtattaaagtcatgttttagtgcattgtagaagtagatagatagatataatttattgccacacaaccagggttggtggaaatttgggttgtcagcagcagtacaataataaagaacacacaataaaactgtaacacaaacatccaccacagcattcatcactgtggtggaaggcacaaaaatttggccagtcctcctccatttcccccccgtgtacaggaccagagtccagtcagtccaggatcggctcttcctcaccggagaccgcggctttagattgttgtaggccgcaggccagcggtcgagatttaaagtccccgctgcagccagaagcaccgtagactgcagggccggcggtcgaagctcccctccaggggtgatggtaagtccatgccgcacccgcggtagaagttggctgcgggccggcagtgatggcttcttcttcccccgggtcccccacgaggctgtagacgccgcaccagctggagctctgtagaccgcggcttcaggctgcgacttcaggctgccggctgccggctgccccgggccagcgaaacggagcgctcccctccagcgagccccagcgagggtcgcccgctccacgccgagagtccacgctgcgcccgccgctgatgccccgggcgcgtctccaggaaaggccgcgtcgatccttgatgtaaggccacgggggaggtgacctggaaaaagttgcctctccatggaggaggcgaccgaagcggtttcccccttacccccccacaccaccccccacacaaaacacacgaagaaacacaaaatacacactttaaaacatactaaatttattttttaaaagctggaaaaactgacgcgctgctgacaaggttgcacacagaggagcgccccctacagaagtatgatttcaatgttttttgtatgaattatttttaagaggtaactttttccacccaaagggtggtgggtgtatggaacaagctgccagaggaggtagttgaggcagggaccatcccaacatttaagaaacagttagactgatacatggatagggcaggtttggaggtatggaccaaaagcagatagcgtagctgggacatgttggcgggtgtgggcaagttgcactgtatcactctatgactgtattatacctccaccatgcatgaatgcttcaaaatcaagcgattgagttttattgccatatactcaagcatagttttattgccatatactctccctctctctctctctcccccccctctctctctctctctctctctctctctctcccctctctctctctcccctctctctctctccctctctctccctctctctccccccctctctctcccctctctgttcCCCCACTCTCTGTTCCCCCGCTCTCTGTTCCCCCGCTCTctgttccccctctctctccccctctccccctctctccccctctctctcccctctatctccctctctctctctcccctctcttccgctctctcctctcaccccctctctctcccccctctcccctccctctctctccctctctgtctctccctctctctcctctcacccaccatatctctctcccctggtctccccctctctctctccccttatctctcttctctctcccccctctccactcttcccctctcttcccctctctccccccactctctccccctctctcttctcccctctctctttctccccctctctctttctccccctctctcttctcccccctctctctttctccccctctctctttctccccctctctctttctccccctctctctttctccccctctctcctatctccccctctcttccccccctctctctctcctctcttccccctctcactccccctctctttctccctctttctctatctccccctctctctccctctctctctctctctctctctctccccctcttgctCTCActccacacaccctctcccatctctctccccccctcgctctatctcctctctctctcccctctctctcccctctctctcccctctctctcctcctctctctcctcctctctcctctcctctctcccctcctctctcccattctctctcccctcctctctcccctcctctctccccctctctctcccccccctctccccctctcccctctcattcccccctctctctcccccctctctcccccatttctccctcccacctcactctcccccttgctctctctgccctctttctcccctctctttctcctctgtctctatctcctctttctctttgccctctctccctctttccccgtttctctttccccccctctctccctcttccccctctctcttttaccacccctctcttccccctctctctccccctccctccccttctctcctccactctctcctccctctccaccctctctcttccctctttctcttcctttctcccccctctcactctcccctctcactctcccctctcattctccccctctctccctccgcctccctctcaccccctctttctcttccccctcactcccacctcactccccccctctcctctccttcttccccctctccttcccctctccctcctcgctgtccccattctctcccccctctttcaccccctctctctctcctcactatctccctgtctcctttccctctctgtctctccctcactTTGAGAGTCTCTGCCCCTTCggaacagagactctcacggcagtggCACAACGCTTCCGATGCCTCCGACGGCCCGAGCTGCAGCGAGCCACTCGCCAGTCCGCAAAGgggcgccagccccggctccccgcatctgtccccgcccgcTGCTTccgtccctccctcagccccagctctccaacacccatgcagtttatatgagttttgagattttcgttgatcacagaatttctcccgacagagcgtgagaaatttgtgatcagcgtgagagcgtgagaatttgcccAAATGCgttattctcacgctcaaagcgtgagagttggcagccctgtaacaGCGAGGAAGAAactgcctgaatctggaggtgtgcgttttcacactcctgtacctcttgcctgatgggagagggaagaagagggagtggttaggacgcgactcgtccttgattatgctgctggcctgcccgaggcagcgtgaagtgtagatggagtcaatggaagggaggttcgtatgtgtgatggtctgggctgcgtgcttggatggagctgttcccaaactataaTTTGattcatcctgataaaatgctttctacagcacatctgtaAAAGTGGTGAGAGTTTTGGGGGCATGCTGAACTTTCTATGCATTctgagtagaggcgttggtgtgctttttgTGCCTCAATATGGGAGGTTCAGGACAAGTTgtcggtgatatttactcctaggaatttgaagctttcaactacTTCAGCACCGTCAATGCATACATGTACcatatgtgtaccgcttcacttcctgaagtcgatcattaTCTTCTTTGTctggctgacattgagagaaaggttgttgtctcgacaccaggactcAATCtcattcctgtactctgtctcgtcattatttgatttcccgcccacaatggtggtgccgtctgcaaatttgtaaaattAATTGGATTtatacatggctgcacagtcgtgggtgtacaaggagtaaagaagggggctgagaacgaatCCATGCGCTGCactagtgttgaggattatcgtggaggatgatttgtcccctatcctcactgattggggtctgttggtcaggaagtcgaggatccagttgcagacttGAGTGCTGACTCCAAAAGAGGAAGTGGTGAAGGAGCGGGCAGCAAGACAAAGTGACAGGCCGACAGAAGGATGCAAAAGCAGGTGAGACGGGAGGGAGCCCCAGGGTGACACCGGCCTGAAGGAAGCGCTGTCCCCAAGGGCTGCAgcgtgagccacaacaacagccgTGTGAACTGGTGAAGAAGGATTCGCTGATGCAGACCAGCGACATCAGTGCTgagttttaaggtgaaatgatACAgtcctggagtagctcagtggactgaatctgtttgaagaagagttcagatgtcacttatccatgttctccagcgatgctgcctaatctgctgagttactccagcactttgtgtccttttgtgtattaaccagcatttccagtacatacaatgataataccttagtCGGCTATAgcagacaatcagcaataacggacaccattcccccccTAAGGTCGGTTATAAGGAGGGTTCACTGTATATctcatccctcagaatactctccagtaacgtgCTTACcatagatgttaagctcactcatCTATTGTTCCCAAGCTTTTCCTTGTGCTATTTTTAAATAGGTCAGTTAATTGTCCATTGCAACTCTCTCCATGTTCATGTGAGTGGTAAAGTTAGTGTGAGTGAGTGCTTTATGGTCAACTCTAATTTAAAATGGTATTATTTTTTTTCAGGCCAGTATCTTTCAGGAGTTTCGAATTGAAGAGGATTCTGTAATCTTTCTCATAAACTTGACAGTTCTTTTAGATTGTCTGACAATATTCAGTGCAAGTTCTTTGCCAGGTAAATGATTGCACTATTTTCACCATTCAGCCTTTAAttctaatttttattttaatagATCATAACTGAGTTGCATCTCAACCTACTTTAGTTTTGTATGTTTTAATACTCTTACTCAGTGGAAGTTTCCAGATTTCTTCTGCTATATgctctctccacatcctctctgcaatttaaaatgtTCCCAGTTCTGCCTCTTTTGTGAAGTTGCTTCCTGACCACTGGAGatgttccagcattctgtgcttttatttcagatttgctgcACCTGAAGTTCTTTTGATTATCAAATACAGAGTTCTGGCCACAGCCGGCAAATTCGACCTGCCGATTGGAGCATGAGGTCGCGATTGGCCACCTCATGCCATTTAGACGGCACAGTTTCGAGGGCATTTctgcaggggggggaggggggggtttaagtgcgctctcataattttgtacgatTACTGAGGGGCCGGACCACTGGTTGTTGGAAGATTGGTAGTGGACCTGTAGTTTTGGTAGATCCATCTGAAGatgtgacctgaaatgtcatctattttttccagagatgctgtctgacccgctgagttactccagcagtccagTAAAGACTGATATTGTGTCAATTTGCAGAATGTTGTGATGAAGCTGAGGCTGACATTTGATTTCCCTTCCCTAGGAGTGACAACAGCCCTGAGAATGTGCTACCGTGGGTATGGCTATCCCCTCACCCTGTTTCTGGAGGAGAGTGGGGTGGTAACTGTTTGCAAGATTCAGACTCAAGAGCCAGAGGAAACTCTCGATTTTGACTTTTGCAGCACAAATGttgtaaataaaattattttacaaTCAGAGAGCCTGCGGGAGACATTCGCAGAACTTGATATGAGCAGTGATGTGCTGCAGATCACGATGTCGCCAGAGAAACCGTATTTCAGGTACTGGATAGCTTGGAACACACCATAATATGTCATTACAATAAGGGATAATGGGGCTGTTCACAGCAGACCACCActctctctagtctccctctctagTCTACCACATTGCCCACTTCAGTTAGTGTCTGAGCTTTGTTACTGTTGCTTTGCCATTTGTTCCTCCTGGATGTGGGTGTACTGTATATGTGTGGGTGTGAACTGCAGTCTTTGATAAATGGTGCCTTTACATCAATCTTATAGATTATAGAATGAATCATGTTTAATTTGGTTTATAAAGGATGTAAACAACTTAAATAATGTGGTAAATTGCCCAAGTATATCCTGCTAACAAAAACAAATCCAGTCCAGCTAATACCAGCCAATCTGTTTATTCTGAATTAGCCGCAAAATATTGGGAGGTGTCGTTTACAGGGCCATCAAGCAAACTCGTTCCCTCATGCTCAGCTGGGATGTGCCAGAATCACTCAGCTCCACCCCCTGAGCACAGGAAAGATGATTTACAGAGTGACTGCTCTTAACAAATAAACCAGTTTCACTAAGTGTGGCATCAAGGAGTCTTGATGCTGACGTCAGTGGCAATCAGGAGGACGTCTCCATGGGCTGAGTTGTACCCACTTGAGAATaagatttacagtgccctccataatgtttcggacaaagacctatcatttgtttatttgtctctgtactccacaatttgagatttgtaatagaaacaaaatcacatgtggttaaagtgcacattgtcagattttaataaaggccatttgtatacattttggtttcaccatgtcgaaattacagcagtgtttatacatagtcccccccatttcagggcacaatactgtttgggacacagcaaatgAAGGTAgtcattttgttgcatatcctttccaTGCAATGACTACGTGAAGTCTGTGATTTATGGATATCACcatttgctgggtgtcttctctggtgatgttctgccaggcctgtattgcagccatctttagcttatgcttgttttggggactagtccccttcaattttctcttcagcatataaaaggcatgctcattgGGTTCAGAGCaggcgattgacttggccactcaagaatttactgttttttagctttgaaaaactcctttgttgctttagcagtatgtttgggattattgtcttgctgtagaatgaacagccagccaatgagttttgaggcatttatttgaacttgagcagatagatgtgtctatacacttttggatacattatgctactaccatcagtagttgtatcatcaaagaagataagtgagccagtaccttcagcagccatacatgcccaggctattACACCCCCACCACTTTACTTTCACAGGTGAGGTCgtatgctttgaatcttgggcagttccttctctccttcatactttacccttgccatcactctgatatatgttaatcttcgtctcatctgtccacaagacgtttttccagaactgtggttgctcttttaagtacttcttggcaaactgtaacctggccatcctatttttgcagctaaccagtggtttgcatcttgcagtgtagcctctgtatttctgttcatgaagtcttctgcggacagtggtcattgacaaatccacacctgactcctgatgagtgtttctgatctgtcagacagatgtttgggatttttctttattatagagagaattaagctgtcatcagctgtggaagtcttccttggcctgccagttcctttgcgattagtcagctcaccagtgctctctttcttcttaataatgttccaaacagctgattttggtcagcctaagatttggctgatgtctctaacagtttcattcttgtttctcagtctcataatggcttctttgactttcattgacacaactttcatcctcatgttgataaacagcaataaaagtttccaaaggtgatggaaagactggaggaaagactaggtgctgtgagctctcttataccggcattaaggaggcaattacctgagcacacctgagcaattacaaacatctgtgaagccatatgttccaaacattatggtgccctgaaatggggggactatgtataaacacagctgtgatttctacacagtgaaacctaaatgtataaaaatacactttaataaaatctgacaatgtgcactttaaccacatgtgattttttttttaaattacaaatctcaaattgtggagtacagaggcaaataaataaatgatggatctttgtcccgaatattatggagggcactgtacaactatcACAGCGGCCCAGCCCCAGGGCCTTGTTGCAGAAACTCCTGCATTTCAGGAAAAGAGTGTGCCCATGTGTATTCTACACCCACTCGTGTGTTGATAAGTGGCAAGTAAAGTTTCCGCCACATATGTTCTATCCATAGATCATCTCTAGTAATAGGGAACTTACATTTAACACACATCAATGCATGTTAATTCAATCTTGTGTATCTCCATCTTGGGGTTAGTGTGTGAGGGAATAGGTGGGGAACTCAACATTGACTGGAAACTGAATGACACCAGTCACATAAATACTGTGCTGCATGTGAAGTTCAGAATGGGAGCACCCTGCAATGAGAGATTCACCGCCTGACTCATAAatctccctcctcttccctcatTTACAAGACTGTTAGAGTACTTGCACTTGCCTTGCAGCTTCAACTTACTCCACTTGAGAGATACTCTAAACAATACCACTAATCTTCATGTTCTCCGTGTCTGACGGCCTTTAGCTGCAGAAGGTACTTTCCACAAAATGTGCTGCAGTCCGTTCCCAAGAGTAATTTGACAGCTCATGCCAATTGATGcacaatcagtttagtttagtttagagatacagcatggaaacaggcccttcggcccaccgggtctgcgccaagcagcaatccccgcacattaacactatcctacacccacttgggacaatttttacatttaccaagccaattaacctacaaacccatcttTAGAGTTCTTGAGAAAATGTAATCTATGTTCAATATAGTCTGAACTTTCACTACCTCATACATTCAAAACTTTCTCCTTCATTGAAGcactttacaatacaatacaatacaatacaatacaatacaatacaatatttatttcgGAGTCGTAGTGTTCTGATCAATAATATTTCAGTCTAGTAACTGATTTACCCATTTTGCACCTGATATTCCTTTGTCCTTTCCAATAACTTTACTAAATTCAAATCCAACTGAAATCCGACCACGACCGTCTAATATTCATCAAATCATGCAGAAACGTGGCCTTTCATacaacatccatgccaaccatcaaataTTTCTCCACCAACCCCATTACCAGTACTTGGTCCATAGCTTTCTATGCTGTGGTGATCCAAGTGTACATTTAGATAGTTGAATGTTATGAGAGTCTCCACCTTTACTACCTTCTGCTCCCTTTTTCATCTCCCCAGATTAAGTACAAAGACCATGCGGCCCCAACAAAGCCACTTTGATTAATTACCCATCTCTCCACTCCCACCTCAACTGGCACAGTGGCTGCAGTGTGCACTCTACAAAAGGCTCTGCAGTTACTTGTAGCCTTTCCCGCCAAGGACAAGAGCAGCAATGTGAGAATTATTCTGTGTAGGTTCCCTGACAGATCTCACAACCATCCAGTCATGGCAGTATTTTGCTATTTCACAACAACCTGGTGCCTTTCCAACATTCAGAGAGATTGTGACTGACCTTTTACTTAAGCATCACCTTCCTGCATTAAATTCTTGATTCCCTTCATGTTCATTATTCACTGCTGTTTTTTCTCTTCTAATAAAGTAGCTGCCTACATTGTTAGTTTCTTGTGGGTTTCTGATTCCAGTCTACGTTTTTGCATGTTTGTTAACCGTAAATAATCAACATTTCTGTTTCAGATTATCTACTTTTGGTGATGCTGGAAGCACGCACTGTGATTATCCAAAGGACTCTGACATGATTGAGGCATTCCATTGCAACCAGACCCAATGCAATAAGTACGCACATTGACTGGTTTCTtgacattttggttggcatgaagTAAAATTATTGAAGTGATGTAAAAGTAATCTTCTTCTCTTCTGAACAGGTACAAAATCTCTTTACTGAAGCCATCTACTAAAGCCTTGGCACTCTCCTCGAAAGTTTCGCTTCGCACAGACAATCGAGGATTTCTTTCCTTGCAATACATGATCCGCAATGAAGATGGGCAGATCTGCTTTGTTGAATATTATTGTTGCCCTGATGAAGAGATGGAGGGGTTAGACTCATAATTACCTGTCACTCATCAAAAAGTGGCTCAAAAATTCCATCAAATCGTTTTGTAGAGACTGTTCTGTCAGACTTGAAGCCTTGTCTGGGTGAATTTAATCAGTAATTTTAGGCTGACGGCAGCCAATCTGTGAAAAACTGCCTCACT
This sequence is a window from Amblyraja radiata isolate CabotCenter1 chromosome 17, sAmbRad1.1.pri, whole genome shotgun sequence. Protein-coding genes within it:
- the rad1 gene encoding cell cycle checkpoint protein RAD1 gives rise to the protein MLRSPGHPGDDERFVLVASLDNARNLSNLLKAIHFRDQVTFFASANGIRMTAEAAKSVQGNAFIQASIFQEFRIEEDSVIFLINLTVLLDCLTIFSASSLPGVTTALRMCYRGYGYPLTLFLEESGVVTVCKIQTQEPEETLDFDFCSTNVVNKIILQSESLRETFAELDMSSDVLQITMSPEKPYFRLSTFGDAGSTHCDYPKDSDMIEAFHCNQTQCNKYKISLLKPSTKALALSSKVSLRTDNRGFLSLQYMIRNEDGQICFVEYYCCPDEEMEGLDS